A genomic stretch from Candidatus Methylomirabilota bacterium includes:
- a CDS encoding ABC transporter substrate-binding protein, with product MTRRPSRRLAVLFLAVVAVGLASSPRGAAQAPAPVKRGGLLVLARQGEATNLDPHKVPAFTSHRVFELVYSTLTRLGPDLSVQPELAESWTLSSDGRQLTLRLRPARFHNGEPLSSADVKFTFERILNPQTKAVARAFFADLDRVEAPDPRTVVLHLRQPNVALLIYMAHPNASIVSEKVARAANDDLSRKEHAIGTGPFRLAEWAPDNFMRFEASRDFYVQGQPYLDGVRINIVPDEAGLTAALRTKAADLALIADARVAQTLAREAGLAISAKPSLNYHLLFLNTKRKPLDHPKVRQAIASAIDRKQIIDTVALGAGDPTGPLPPALPFYALPTTEFPLYTRDVARARRLLQEAGVGPVQLTLLTQSTEPVYAKDIAQIVQQQLGEAGIKVTIELLEFGQWVQRWLKADFEMAPGLNSGQPDPDFYLFRYFTNDGNLNFVHSYQNDAASDAIKRARALADPQRRRELYAVAQRELVTGVPFVWLYVGRDYVGLQATTKGFVHLPTGSVAYLRQTWLDK from the coding sequence ATGACCCGGCGCCCCTCGCGGCGACTCGCCGTCCTGTTCCTGGCCGTGGTCGCCGTCGGTCTCGCCTCGAGTCCCCGCGGGGCCGCCCAGGCGCCGGCGCCGGTCAAGCGAGGCGGCCTCCTCGTCCTTGCCCGGCAGGGCGAGGCCACGAACCTCGATCCCCACAAGGTCCCGGCCTTCACGAGCCATCGCGTCTTCGAGCTCGTCTACTCCACGCTCACCCGGCTCGGCCCCGACCTCAGCGTCCAGCCCGAGCTGGCCGAGTCGTGGACCCTGTCATCGGACGGCCGCCAGCTCACGCTGCGCCTGCGCCCGGCCCGGTTCCACAACGGCGAGCCCCTGTCCAGCGCGGACGTGAAATTCACCTTCGAGCGGATCCTGAATCCGCAGACCAAGGCCGTCGCCCGGGCCTTCTTCGCCGACCTCGACCGGGTCGAGGCCCCCGATCCGCGGACGGTCGTCCTGCATCTCAGGCAGCCCAACGTGGCGCTGCTGATCTACATGGCTCATCCCAACGCGAGCATCGTCTCCGAGAAGGTCGCCCGGGCGGCGAACGACGATCTTTCCCGGAAAGAGCACGCGATCGGCACCGGGCCCTTCCGCCTGGCCGAGTGGGCACCGGACAACTTCATGCGCTTCGAGGCCTCTCGCGACTTTTACGTCCAGGGCCAGCCGTACCTCGACGGCGTGCGGATCAACATCGTCCCCGACGAGGCCGGCCTGACCGCCGCGCTGCGGACGAAGGCCGCCGACCTGGCGCTCATCGCGGATGCCCGGGTGGCCCAGACGCTCGCCCGCGAGGCGGGCCTCGCCATCAGCGCCAAGCCGAGTCTCAACTATCACCTCCTCTTCCTCAACACCAAGCGCAAGCCCCTCGACCACCCCAAGGTCCGCCAGGCCATCGCCTCCGCGATCGACCGGAAGCAGATCATCGACACCGTCGCGCTCGGCGCCGGCGACCCGACCGGCCCCCTGCCGCCGGCGCTCCCCTTCTATGCCCTGCCCACGACCGAGTTCCCGCTGTACACGCGGGACGTCGCCCGCGCCCGCCGCCTCCTCCAGGAGGCCGGAGTGGGGCCGGTCCAGCTCACCCTGCTCACCCAGTCCACCGAGCCGGTCTACGCCAAGGACATCGCCCAGATCGTCCAGCAGCAGCTCGGCGAGGCGGGCATCAAGGTGACCATCGAGCTCCTGGAGTTCGGCCAGTGGGTGCAGCGGTGGCTCAAGGCCGACTTCGAGATGGCGCCCGGGCTCAATTCCGGTCAGCCGGATCCCGATTTCTACCTCTTCCGCTACTTCACGAACGACGGCAACCTGAACTTCGTCCACTCCTACCAGAACGACGCCGCCAGCGACGCGATCAAGCGCGCCCGCGCGCTCGCGGATCCTCAGCGGCGCCGCGAGCTCTACGCGGTCGCCCAGCGGGAGCTGGTGACCGGCGTCCCCTTCGTGTGGCTCTATGTCGGGCGGGACTACGTGGGTCTCCAGGCGACCACCAAGGGCTTCGTCCACCTCCCGACGGGCTCCGTCGCGTATCTGCGGCAAACCTGGCTCGACAAGTAG
- a CDS encoding ABC transporter permease: MGLYLAKRLLSLVPTLLGVSVLTFLFLRLIPGDAIAVRLGTSTVLSPEQIAELRAYFGLDQPLYSQYLTWLGALLRGDAGYSIRTGHPVLAEIMGRLPVTAELALAAAVVALGVGLPLGVTSALRPDTALDLGARSFGLLGLALPNFWLGTLFVLLFARYLRWMPNTGGYVGLAHDPVANLRFLVFPAITLGVAMAAVVMRTTRSAMLDVLGADYIRTARAKGLSGTAVVSRHALKNSLIVVVTILGIQVGYLLSGAVVVEEIFAVPGLGRMLLTAIHQRDYALVQGAVLVVALLFVAVNTLVDVLYGYLDPRIRQR, encoded by the coding sequence CTGGGTCTCTACCTCGCCAAGCGGCTGCTGAGCCTGGTCCCGACCCTGCTCGGCGTCTCCGTCCTCACCTTTCTCTTCCTGCGCCTGATCCCCGGCGATGCGATCGCCGTGCGGCTCGGCACCTCGACCGTGTTGAGCCCCGAGCAGATCGCCGAGCTACGCGCGTACTTCGGCCTCGATCAGCCGCTCTACTCCCAGTACCTCACCTGGCTCGGCGCCCTCCTGCGCGGGGACGCCGGCTATTCGATTCGCACCGGTCACCCGGTCCTCGCCGAGATCATGGGCCGCCTGCCGGTGACGGCCGAGCTGGCGCTGGCGGCGGCGGTGGTCGCCCTGGGGGTGGGGCTCCCGCTCGGCGTGACCTCGGCCCTGCGCCCCGACACGGCGCTCGACCTGGGGGCCCGGAGCTTCGGCCTCCTGGGACTCGCCCTGCCGAACTTCTGGCTCGGGACGCTGTTCGTCCTGCTCTTCGCCCGCTATCTCCGCTGGATGCCCAACACCGGGGGCTACGTCGGGCTGGCCCACGATCCGGTGGCCAACCTGCGCTTCCTCGTCTTCCCGGCGATCACCCTGGGGGTGGCGATGGCGGCGGTGGTGATGCGCACGACGCGCTCGGCCATGCTCGACGTCCTCGGGGCCGACTACATCCGCACCGCGCGCGCCAAGGGATTGAGTGGCACGGCGGTCGTCTCCCGGCACGCCCTGAAGAACAGCCTGATCGTCGTCGTGACGATCTTGGGCATCCAGGTCGGCTACCTGCTGAGCGGAGCCGTCGTGGTCGAGGAGATCTTCGCGGTCCCGGGGCTCGGCCGCATGCTCCTCACCGCCATCCACCAGCGGGACTACGCGCTGGTCCAGGGCGCCGTGCTGGTGGTCGCCCTCCTCTTCGTCGCGGTCAACACCCTCGTCGACGTGCTCTATGGCTACCTCGATCCGCGCATTCGTCAGCGGTAA
- a CDS encoding ABC transporter permease — MATSIRAFVSGKQAASGARAGLLIVGLFGLLALVADWLPLRSPFEMTPQHRLAGPSWAQPLGADAFGRDLLSRTIYGARLSLRVALASVAGAVVAGGLLGLVSGYAGGRLDQAIMRAMDVFFSFPAILLALGIVAALGPSPDNVIIAIAVVYTPIFARIVRGPVLAMKEREFVEATRALGAGAGRIVGRHILPNLTSVLVVQTSIALSWAVLTEASLSFLGLSAQPPAPSWGTMLNEGRQHLELAPHMAILPGLAIMLAVLGFNLLGDALRDLLDPRGRR; from the coding sequence ATGGCTACCTCGATCCGCGCATTCGTCAGCGGTAAGCAGGCCGCCAGCGGCGCGCGGGCCGGCCTCCTGATCGTCGGCCTCTTCGGCCTGCTGGCGCTCGTCGCCGATTGGCTGCCGCTCCGGAGCCCGTTCGAGATGACCCCTCAGCACCGCCTGGCCGGTCCGAGCTGGGCGCAGCCGTTGGGCGCCGACGCCTTCGGCCGCGATCTCCTCAGCCGCACGATCTACGGCGCCCGGCTGTCCCTGCGCGTCGCGCTGGCCTCGGTCGCCGGCGCCGTCGTCGCCGGCGGCCTGCTCGGGCTCGTCTCGGGCTACGCCGGCGGCCGCCTCGACCAGGCGATCATGCGCGCCATGGACGTGTTCTTCTCGTTCCCGGCGATCCTCCTCGCCCTCGGCATCGTGGCCGCGTTGGGCCCGAGCCCCGACAACGTGATCATCGCCATCGCCGTCGTCTACACCCCGATCTTTGCCCGCATCGTGCGCGGCCCGGTCCTGGCCATGAAGGAGCGCGAGTTCGTCGAGGCCACCCGCGCCCTGGGGGCGGGGGCCGGGCGGATCGTCGGGCGGCACATCCTGCCGAACCTCACCTCGGTCCTGGTGGTGCAGACGAGCATCGCGCTCTCGTGGGCGGTGCTGACCGAGGCCTCGCTGTCGTTCCTGGGGCTGTCCGCTCAGCCGCCGGCGCCTTCCTGGGGCACCATGCTGAACGAGGGCCGGCAGCATCTCGAGCTGGCGCCCCACATGGCGATCCTGCCCGGGCTCGCCATCATGCTGGCCGTCCTCGGCTTCAACCTGCTGGGCGACGCCCTGCGGGATCTCCTCGACCCGCGCGGCCGACGGTGA